A single window of Malus sylvestris chromosome 5, drMalSylv7.2, whole genome shotgun sequence DNA harbors:
- the LOC126621840 gene encoding uncharacterized protein LOC126621840: protein MAGKIGKEGFYKSMLWVHENHPLTLSLNVMVFVELGLVKDLLGILYMVLKDSIAKENQPLNTVNTVVTNTMGAMAMNKMDAMPYYGYELYDGHYSCEYNGLYYGYDGFYGCGYEGYCGYGYNGHYGYGCNGCYSYGGDGFYGYGYRGYYVYDPYGYYWLGEEECVYEEENRKEIDGIEIQIDSAKIAVERYQNDRHFRNLHDRISGMFAELLISDLVFMEAGEIEKISFASKLCPSIFSKFDRATLLCENIAKRVFPRHSYEEYKYVEEAHYTYSVRYRLHKQVLVPLRKALKSLSVKTNAAVVQKNENAATETKKCSSSPNLEALIAMQGYRKILKKEKESKIPFELYMKIDAIFGISIGNWLKLPHQVTAYLDKEKGSDEIAELQWRQLVQELSSKGKLKNCIAICDVTGMRGTSKEMECIAMGLLISELSENPWKGMVFSFSDTPKLHKIEGDNLRSKCELMRQIECAEKLDFLEIYNRVLDIAVPQKLSHDKMPRRIFVFTCRDFNEAFKYDWWDDYKEASSRYRRKGYNLTVPDMVFWNLKGEIAEPEVIYSPVKENHKVGLIISGFSDNLLSMFFNGETDSRTYAAQFRAPYGIDVPDFIPKAEDMMKCVVSREELNNLLVLD from the coding sequence ATGGCGGGGAAGATCGGCAAAGAAGGGTTTTACAAATCCATGTTGTGGGTGCACGAAAACCACCCCTTAACCCTTTCTTTGAATGTCATGGTTTTTGTGGAATTAGGGTTAGTCAAAGATCTTTTGGGGATCCTTTATATGGTTTTGAAGGACTCCATAGCAAAGGAAAACCAACCGTTGAATACGGTGAACACCGTGGTTACGAATACGATGGGTGCTATGGCTATGAATAAAATGGACGCTATGCCATACTATGGCTATGAATTATACGATGGACACTATTCTTGTGAATACAATGGATTATACTATGGCTACGACGGATTCTATGGCTGTGGATATGAGGGATACTGTGGCTATGGCTACAACGGACACTATGGCTATGGCTGCAACGGATGCTATAGCTATGGCGGGGACGGATTCTATGGCTATGGATACCGTGGATACTATGTTTATGACCCATATGGCTATTATTGGTTAGGGGAGGAAGAATGTGTCTATGAGGAAGAGAATAGAAAAGAGATAGATGGAATAGAAATTCAAATTGACAGTGCCAAAATCGCGGTTGAGAGGTACCAAAATGACCGTCATTTTCGAAACTTGCATGATCGAATATCAGGTATGTTTGCTGAGCTATTGATATCAGATCTCGTGTTTATGGAGGCTGGTGAGATTGAAAAGATCAGTTTTGCTTCTAAATTATgtccttcaattttttctaaATTTGATAGAGCAACCCTGCTATGTGAAAACATAGCAAAGAGAGTTTTCCCACGCCATAGCTATGAGGAGTACAAATATGTTGAAGAAGCTCATTACACTTACAGTGTTCGTTATCGTTTGCACAAACAAGTGCTTGTTCCTCTGCGCAAAGCCTTAAAGTCATTGTCAGTGAAGACAAATGCAGCTGTTGTGCAAAAGAATGAGAATGCTGCTACCGAAACAAAGAAGTGCTCGTCTTCCCCAAATCTTGAGGCCCTGATTGCTATGCAAGGGTACAGGAAGATCCttaagaaagaaaaggaaagcaaAATACCCTTTGAGCTTTACATGAAGATAGATGCAATTTTTGGGATAAGCATTGGAAACTGGCTAAAACTTCCTCACCAAGTCACAGCTTACTTGGATAAGGAAAAGGGTAGTGATGAAATTGCTGAGCTTCAATGGCGGCAACTAGTCCAAGAGTTGTCAAGCAAAGGGAAGCTCAAGAACTGTATTGCAATATGTGACGTCACAGGCATGAGAGGGACAAGCAAGGAAATGGAGTGCATTGCAATGGGCTTATTAATTTCAGAACTGAGCGAAAATCCATGGAAAGGAATGGTTTTCTCATTCAGTGATACTCCCAAGCTTCATAAGATTGAAGGAGACAATCTTCGGTCCAAATGTGAGTTAATGAGGCAGATAGAGTGTGCTGAGAAACTGGATTTCTTAGAGATTTACAACAGAGTTTTGGACATTGCAGTCCCACAAAAGCTAAGCCATGACAAGATGCCCCGGCGGATTTTTGTGTTCACCTGCAGGGATTTCAATGAGGCCTTCAAATATGATTGGTGGGATGACTATAAGGAGGCTTCGAGTCGTTACAGAAGAAAAGGGTATAATCTGACTGTGCCAGATATGGTGTTTTGGAATCTTAAAGGAGAGATTGCTGAGCCAGAGGTCATTTATAGCCCAGTGAAGGAGAACCATAAAGTTGGGTTAATTATAAGTGGGTTTTCAGACAATCTGCTCAGCATGTTCTTCAATGGAGAGACGGATTCAAGAACATACGCAGCTCAGTTCCGAGCACCTTACGGTATTGATGTACCGGATTTCATTCCTAAAGCTGAGGATATGATGAAATGTGTAGTTTCAAGAGAAGAACTCAATAACTTGCTCGTATTAGATTGA